Part of the uncultured Cohaesibacter sp. genome is shown below.
TGAAGACTGGAACGCGGTGCTGGAAGTCAATCTGACGGCCGTCTTCGACCTCTGCCAGCGCGCCGCTCGCGTCATGCTGCCAAAGGGTCGCGGCAAGATTGTCAACATCGCCTCGCTGCTGAGCTTCTTTGGCGGCTTCACCGTGCCTGCCTATGCTGCCAGCAAGGGCGGCATTGCCCAGTTGACCAAGGCCCTGTCCAACGAGTGGGCCAGCAAGGGCATCTGCATCAACGCTCTGGCCCCCGGCTACATGGCAACGGACATGAACAGTGCCCTGCTCGCTGATGAAGGACGCAACGCCGAGATTTCGGCCCGCATTCCGACCCATCGCTGGGGCACTCCGGAAGACATGAAAGGGCCGCTGCTGTTCCTCGCATCGGGCGCCTCCGATTATGTCAACGGCACCATCATCCCCGTCGACGGCGGTTATCTGGGTCGCTGACCGGCCAAATTGAGAAAGTGAAAGTCAATCACATGAAAGTCATCGTTTCCGATTGCGACCACGAGTCCATGCAGATCGAAACTGACGTGCTCGCAAAGGCCGGGCTGGGTTTTACTCACATGGCCGCACGCACCCAGGACGAAGTCATCGAGCAGTGCAAGGGTGGCAACATCATCCTCAACCAGTATGGCAAGTTCGATGAACGCGTCTTTACCGCCCTGCCGGAAGTCAAGCAGATCGTCCGTTACGGCGTTGGCGTCGACAACGTCGATCTCGCAGCTGCAACTCGCCACGGTGTTCAGGTCTGCAACGTGCCCGATTACGGCATGCATGAAGTCTCCGACCACGCCCTTGCCCTGATGATGGCCCTCATCCGCAAGATCCCGGCAACCGTTTCCCATACCCGCAATCGCGATTGGGATTTCCGCAAGATGGCCCCGATTCGCCGCATCACCGAGATGACCATCGGTGTGCTCGGCGCGGGCCGTATTGGCGGGTTGTTCGCCAGAAAGGTCCTGCCGCTCGGCAAGGAAGTTTTGGTCTGCGACCTCAACAAGAAAGACCTGGAAAGCAGAATTCCGGGCGTTCGGCAAGTCGACATGGACGAGCTTCTCGCCAAGTCGGATGTGCTCTCGATCCATTGCCCGCTCAGCGATGAAACGCGCAACCTGATCAATGCCGAGAGGCTCAAGAGCATGAAGCAGGGTGCCTTCCTCATCAACACCGCCCGCGGCGGCATCGTTGATGAAGAGGCTCTTGCCGATCTGCTTGAAGCGGGTGTACTGGGTGGGGCAGCCCTTGACTGCGTTGCTCAGGAACCGATCGACAAGAAATCGCGTCTTCTCGACATGGACAATGTATTCCTGACCCCTCACATGGCCTATTATTCCGAGGAATCTTCTGCTGAGTTGAAGCGCAAGGTTGCCGAGGAGGCCGTACGGTTTGCGAAAGGTGAACCCGTCCACTATCCGGTCAATACGCTTTAACCAGAGCGATTGTTCCTCCCTCCGACCGGATGGAACGTTCATTCACCTCGCTCGGCCCGGCCATTTTGGCCGGGCCGTCATTCTACAAGGAGACTGACCTTGATTTATGGTTCTATTGAAAACCTGTCTCTGGATGAAGCCAACTTGCCGGCCAACATCCTTGAAGGCCTTCGTTTCATCGCCAAATCCGACGTGATGTCCCTGCCTCTGGGACGCCACGAGATCGATGGCGACCGGATTTTTGCTCTGGTGCAGGAATACGAATCCAAATCGCTGGAAGACGCCCGCCCCGAGGCGCACAAGCGCTATCTCGACATCCAGTATGTCGCCAAGGGCAAGGAACTGATCGGCATTGCCCAGTTGGCAAAAGCCCCTGCAATGTCCGAAGACCTGCTGGCCGAAAAGGACGTCTGCTTCTTTGCTTCGGTGCCGGATGAAAGCATGCTCTGCCTGTCCGAAGGCAGCTATGCCGTTGTCTATCCGTGGGATGTGCACCGCCCCGGCTGCGCCGCTGGCGAACCGACCTTGGTGCGCAAGGTCGTCGTCAAGATCGCTCTCTGAGGCAACAAGCAACCAGAGACCGGCGCGAAAAGCGCCTTTGAAAACAAGGCTGGCAGGACTATTCACAGAGCCCGCCGGCTTTTTTGTCAGCCCCCGCGCGGCTAATCGTCAAACGCCAGTTCGTTGTTAAGCGCCTCAAGGGTCTTGCTGTTGATCTGCCGTGCCATCAGGGCCAGAACGACAGCCCGGTTGCGCCGGTTGAACACCGCGCCACCCTTGCTGCTCGGCACCTCGCTGATCCCCATCTTGGCATAGATGCTCTGCAATCGGCTTTGCACCGTGCGCATCGAGATATTGCGTCGTTCCGAAATGGCACTGTCCGTCAGCCCCAAAGCAATATCGAGCAGCACCTCATATTCCGCATCAGTGAGCGCGTGATAGCTGTTCTTGGCCCGCTTCTGGATGCCCACCACTTCATAGTCGATGATGGTCTGCCGATCTTCGAAAATCCCTCGCATGGCCCTTTCCAGCCGGTCAGACGACGAGGATTTGAGAAGATAGCCATAGGCGGTGTTTGACGGCGCCACCTTGGCAACACCGCGCACATAGGCCTCGTCGGCATAGTTCGACCAGAACATGATCGGCAGATCGGGGAAGCGGGCCCAGATCGCCTTGGCTACGTCGACACCGGTTATCTTGGGGATCTGCAGATCAAGAATGATGGCATCGGGACGAAACTTGAGCGCAAGCGCAAGGCCCTCCTCGCCATCGCTGGCCTCCTGCACATCGACAAAGCCCATGTCCGGATTGCTGACCACCTTACGCAGGAATTCCCGGTGCAGCAGGTCATCTTCAACGATCAGTATCGAGCGTGCCTTCATAGTGCTATCGGCTCCCCTGCATCCTGGCCCCGGGAATAGGAAATTGTCAGCTCCGCAGGCTCGCCCGGACAGGAAAAGCGAACCTTCGCCCCGACCAGTGACGCCCGGATCTGCATATTCAGCATGCCGCCGCGGCTGGCGTAGTTTTCCTGCCGATAGCCGCAACCGTTGTCCCGGAAGAAAATGATCAGCCTGTCATCATCGCTCCGGAAGGTGACAAGGAGATGGTCGCAGCCCGAATGGCGGATGGCATTGTTACCCGCTTCCTGCAGGATGCGGTAGAAGACAATCCTGAGGCTCAGCGGCAATTCGTCGATACGACCATCCGACTGGTCGACGAGCTCGACATCGATTTCCTGCCGCGCCGTCTTGATCTGTCGGTCAAGCTGGGCTTCCACCGCCTCCATCAGGCCGAACATCTCCAGCACAGTCGGCTTGGCGTCGTCGACGATCTGCCGCAGTCCCAGAAGACAGCTGCCCAACTCTTCCTTGAGTTCATCCAGCTCATCACGATCGAGTTCATCCACCGAGCCCAGCCAGCGCAGGGTACGCGAGAGATCGGCCAGCGTCTGGTCGTGCAGGTCCATGCCGATCTGGGCGCGGGCCCGCTCCAGTTCGTCGGTGACATAGCGCGCGCCGGTGCGCAGGCCTTCCAGCCGGGCTGCTTCCTTCACCCGCTCGATTTCCGAAACCCGCACCAGCTCCGACTGCCACAGGGCGAAGAAATAGGGGCCGATGAGATCGCTCAGCAGCTTTGCATTCTCTATGTGTTGCAGGGAATAAAGGCCAGGGCGGGTGGAGGAAATCGACAACGCGCCGATCAGTTCACCCGCCACCCTGACCTGAACATGCAGACGCGAGCGCAGCGTGTGCTCAAAGATCGGCTGGTTGAACATCGCGGCATTGTTGAAGCGGGTATCCTCCATCGCATTGGGGGTGATGAGATAGTCCACCTTGCCCAGAAGGATGTCACGGATCGGGCTGGTGGAGACATTCTTCCGGTTGACCCCGCCCCACTCGGTCTGGATACCCGTTTCATAGGCGACGAGATTCTCCTTGGCCTCATCAAGGATCACCACATCGAAATGATTGTGTGGCAGAATCTCCTGAATCTCCTCGCTCATCGCGTCGATAACGGCCTGATAGCCGACACGACCGGCAATCGCGCGGGTGATATTGATGACCTGCTCTGTCGAAAATGTCGCTGGGATGGACGTTTGTTCTGTCATTGCAACACCTTAAACCAGAGCATTGGAGACAACAACACAAACCGGCCGTTGATCCTCCGCTCGCATCTCAGCGCCCGCACCAGACCGGCGCCTTGCCAGAAACGGCACAAAGAGCGGCGGAGCCGCTCCCTGATTTTCTCTTGGCAACCGGCAGGGCCGGTCACTAGGCAACCTTGCTGTTGGCCCATTCGGTGAGGGACAGCGCAATCACGATGATGCCTCCCTTGATGATCAGCTGATAGTCGATCGGCACATTGAGAATGTTGAAGCCATTGTTGAGCACCGCAAGAAACAGCACGCCCAGAATGGTGCGGGCCACAGACCCCTTGCCACCCAGCAGGCTGGCACCGCCCAGCACAACTGCGGCAATCACATCCAGCTCCGTGCCGAACTCGCCATAGGTTGCCGCCGCAGTGTGGACCTGCGAGCTCTGAATGATACCGGCCAGTGCCGCCCCCATACCACAGATGACGTAGGTCATCATCTTGACGAGCTTGACGCGCCGGCCCGAAAGATAGGCCGCCCGCTCATTGTCGCCAACTGCGGCCACCTGCAGCCCGAAAGTCGTGCGCTTCTGGATGAAGATCAGCAGCAGGCTGACTGCAACGAAAATCCAGATGGCAAAAGGAATGCCGAACAGGAAGCCATTGCCAATGAATTCGAACCCTGGCTGTTCGCGCACCAGATGCAGATCCGGCCCACCGGCAAGAAGCGCGCTGCCCCTGACAATGGACAGCATGCCAAGCGTGACGATCATCGCGGGCAGACTGAACAGCGCGATGACCAACCCGCTGATGGCACCGGTCACGGCACCGGTCAGGATGCCGATGACCACCGCCGGAAGCAGCGGGAAATGGGCGATATGAAGCAGGAAGAAGACCACCAGCCCCGACGTCGCCAGCACCGGACCGACCGACAGGTCGATGCCGCCGGTCATGATGACAAAGGTCATGCAGACCGCCATGATCCCTGTGATCGACATCTGATAGATGATGGCCGTGAAGTTGGCCGGTGTCAGGAACACCGGTGCCAGAGCCCCGAACAGGCCGATGACAATCAGCAGCGCGACCGGCATGGCATAGGTCGGGATGGCGGTTCTGAGGTAGGAACTCAGGCTCAGCATTACTTGTTTCCTCCACTGATCTGGAGCACCAGCTCTTCCTGGGTGATGTCATCGGCGGCGCAGGTCATGGTCATCCGGCCGGACACCATGACAGCGATGCGATCGGCGATCGTCATCACTTCTTCCATGTCGGAAGAGACCAGAAGGATCGCCGTCCCCTGTTCCCGCAGCTTGCGCAGAATGGTATAGATCTCGGCCTTGGCCCCCACATCGACACCAACCGTCGGCTCGTCGAGGAACAGGATCTTGGGTGCAATTTCCAGCCATTTGCCGAGCAGCACTTTCTGCTGGTTGCCACCGCTCAGGCGCTTGACGATCTTGCTGCCATCCGCCGGCTTCACGTTGAGGTCGCGGATCTGGCGCTCGGTCAGCTCCCGCACGGCCCGATTGTTCCAGAAGCCCCACCGGGAGACCTTGTCGAGCGCAGCAAAGATCAGGTTGTCAGACACCGAATGATCCAGCAGCAATCCGTCCCGCAGCCGGTCTTCCGGCACGAAGCCGATACCCGCCTCGATGGCCTCTGAAGGCGAGGAGTAGCGCACCGACTGCCCGAGCACTTCCAGCGTTCCGGCCGAGAATTTCGCCGAACCGAAAATGCTGTGCAGCAGCTCGCTCCGCTTCGACCCGATCAGGCCTGTAAGGCACAGGATTTCGCCCTTGTAGAGATCGAAACTGACATCCTCGAAAGTGTTGGTCATGCCCAGATCACGTGCCGAAAGCAGAACCTCGCCGGTCCCCTTCGGATGTCGTGGCTCGGCGGCTACCGATCGCGAGGCTTCCCCCAGATCATTGCCCACCATGCGATCAACCAACTCGGGGCGGGTGATCTCATCAATCGACCCGTTCCAGACCACGGCTCCGTCCCGCATGACGGTAACGGCATCGCAGACCTGAAACACTTCGTCGAGAACATGGGAGATGTAGACCAGCCCGACCCCGAGCGCCCTCAGGCGGGCAATGGTGTCGTGCAGCTTGCGAACTTCCGAATGGGACAGCCAGGCCGTCGGCTCGTCCATCAGGATCACCTGCGCGTCAAGCGCCAGCGCCTTCAGGATCTCCACTTCCTTCTGCTTGACGGTAGCCAGCGTTGACACCTGAGCATCAAGATCAAGATCGATATTGTATTTCTCGAGCAGCGCTTCCGCCTTGTGGCGCTGCTCGGTCGCATCGATGAAGCCGAGTTTGGTTTTCGGCGGTCGGCCGAGGAAGACATTGTCCAGCACAGTGAGCGCCGGGATCAGGTTGGAGTGCTGATAGATACAGGCCACCCCGAGTTCCAGCATGGCCAGCGGACTGCCCGCCGGTGCCAGTGTGCCATTGACATGGACCTCGCCACCGGTTGGTCGGTGCGCCCCGGTGAGGATTTTGATGAGGGTCGACTTGCCCGCGCCGTTGCTGCCGCACAGGCCATGGACTTCCCCCGCATGGATGGCAAAGTCGGTCTCCTGCAGGGCAACAAAGCGCCCGAAGGTCTTGCTCAGCTTCCTGCCTTCAAGAAGGATCTGTTTGGACATGATCAACTCCCACTCTGCATGGCGCGGGCCTTGCGCATCCGGAAGTCGGACAGAAGCTTGTCATATCCGATCGCGCCAATGAGGATCAGGCCAGAAATGATTTGCTGGACGAATTGCGAAATGCCGAGCAGCGTAAGGCCAAGCAGGATGATGCCAAGCAGCATCGCGCCGATGATCGGCCCGAAGGCGTTGCCGATGCCACCCTGCAGGCTGATGCCGCCGATGACAGCCGAGGCAATGGCCGTCAGCTCCATGCCGTTGCCGAGAGCCTCCGTTGCCGTTGTCAGGCGCGTCACCAGAATGATCGCGGCGATACCGGCGCTCAATCCGGACAGGCCGTAGGCGCTGAGGATCGTCAGCTTGACATTGATACCCGCCAGCCGCGCCGCTTCCGGATTGCCGCCGACGATCTTGAAATTCATGCCGAACTGGGTCTTGCTGTGCATCGTCTGGATGATGATGAAAATACCGACCAGAAGGAAGAAGGACAGCGGCAGCCAGGGCATCTCCATATACTGGTCAAGCCCGGTCACACCGCCGATATCGAGATAGGAATCCATGCCCGTCAGCCACGGGTCGGTGATCGGTTTGGTGGCCATTTCGGGAAACAGCTGCCGGCCTGAAATCGCATAGACCACACCACGATAGGCGGCCAGCGTCGACAGAGTCGCAACAAATGGCTGCAGTCGCAGCCAGACGACCAGCGCCCCGTTCAGCAATCCGGCCAGAAGGCAGACCAGCAGCACCGCCGGAATGACCACATAGCCCGGCACCTCATAGATGACGCTGAGGTCGAACAGCACCATGCCGCCAAGCGCCATGATCGAGCCGATGCTCAGATCGATGCCGCGCACCATGATCGGGAAGGACTGCCCGATCGCCAGCACCGCAATGAAGGAATAGCCGACGAGCAGATTCTCCAGATTGGATGCGGTATTGAAATGCGGGGCATAGAAACAGAAGAAGGCGTACAGAAGCACGAAGAATGCCAACAACTCGATGTTTGGCAACTGGCGGAGGCGTACCATATTGAGAACCCTGCGCGAGAGGTGAGTGGAAAAACCGCTGCCCGGTGGGCAGCGGTTTCAATGGACAATGCCGAACTACCAGCGCTGGGCCGGCTGAATGGAACCGACAGTCTCGGACGTTGCGATGACATAAGGCATCAACAGCTTGCCCTGCTGTTTGAATTCTTTTGCCGTCACACCACCGGAAACGAAGACCGATGCGGCTGCGGCAGCAAAGCGGCCCTGCTGATAGACGTCGGTAAACTGGGTTCCTGTCAACTCGCCCCGTTCGATGGATTCAAGGGCAGCGGTTTCGCCGTCGTTACCGAAGATCACCATCTTGTCGAGAATGCCCTTCTGCTTGCAGACGTCGACGCCGCCAAGCGCCATGGAATCGTTGACCCCGTAAACGCCCGTGATGTCGGGCTGGGCGGTCAGAATGTTGGACAATACATCCTGGGCCTTCTTGCGGGACCAGTCGGCGACCTGATCAGCGGCGATCTGGATGTCGGGATAGTATTTCTTCATGCCATCAACGAAACCGTTGGTGCGCTGATCACGGATGATGATGCCCGGAGGTGCATTGAGAATGGCGACCTTGCCCTTGCCACCCATCCGTTTGCCCATTTCCTTGGCAATGTCCATGGCGCCGTAATAGTGGTTCATTTCTACATGGGCGGCATGTTCCTCGGAAGCATCGATATTGAGGGTGATGACGGCAATACCGCGACGGCGCGCCTTTTTGATGGATGGCCCGAGTGCCACACTGTCAATGGGCTGCAGGAAGATGACCTTGGCACCCTCGTTGATCAGCGTATCCATCAGGCTGACCTGAACCTCAACCTTGTTCTGGCCGTCCAGTTGCTTATAGTCGATGGTCTGCTGGGTCGAAAGGACTTCCTCCAGTCCAACGCTCCAGGCCGAGGAAACGGTGTGCGGCTGGATCTGGACAAAGGCCATCTTGACCCGTTCATCCTGTGCGGCCATGGCCTTTCCGCTCTCGCCGATGACGAGACCGGGGGTTACCAGCCCGCTGCCAAGAGCGGCCGAGCCAAGCACCACTCCCTTGAGGAAATCACGGCGACCTTCCTGTTCGGCTCTTTCCTTCTTATTGGACATTTCTTACTCCCATTGAAAAATGTTCAACTCCGATTGTCAGTCCTGCCCGCCGGCCATTTCGCCGACGGTCTTTCTTACTCGCTCCCTTTGACGGCAACATAGACGGCATAGACGGATGTCGAAGCCGTGATGAAGAGGCGATTGCGCTTCCTGCCACCAAAACAAAGATTTGAAACTGTTTCCGGTATTGCGATGTAGCCCTTGTGCGAGCCATCCGGCCCGTAGGTCTCGACCCCCCTCGCTGATGAAGACCATAGATTGCCCAGTTCATCAGTCCGAATACCATCGGGCACGCCATGCTCGATTTCGGCGAAGACCCGCTGATTGCTCAAAGACCAGTCCGGCTCGACATCGAAGGCAAAGATGTGATGATAGCCATCGCTATAGTGCGACCGACTGGAGTCAGCCACATAAAGCGTTTTTTCATCTGGTGAAAATGCCAACCCGTTCGGCATCTTCAGCGACGTTATCATGGCCTTTACAGCACCGGTATCCGGATCAATGCGGTAGACATAGCAACCCGCCTGTTCCGGCGTGCTCTTCTTGCCTTCATAGTCACTGAGGATGCCGTAGCTCGGATCCGTGAACCAGACAGCTCCGTCGGACGCGACGATCACGTCATTGGGGGAATTGAGGGGTTTGCCATCATGACCATCGGCAAGGATCGTGGTGCTACCATCCCATTCGGTCCGGACAACCGAGCGGGTCAGATGCTGACACGAAACCAGTCGTCCCTGACGATCCCGCGTATTGCCGTTGGAATTGTTTGAGTGGTGGCTGTAAACCCGACAGCCAAGCCCGGGCACCCACTGCCATTGACAGTCGTTGGGAATGTCCGACCAGATGAGGAAATCTCCTGCGGGGAAATAGACCGGACCTTCGGCCCACAAATTACCCGTATTCAGTCGCTCGATTGAAGCGCCCGGCAAGGTCAATTGCATATAGTCGTCGCTAAAACGATAGATCTCCGCTGTTGGCACGTTCCTGCTCCCACTCTCTTGGTCTTCGTGTTGACCAGAGGCTACCAGACCCCGAATTCGGTCACAGGTTGGAGATGGCAAATCGCATGCGGGTTCCCGCAAATCTATTGCGCCCTTTATCGCAAAAAGCTCAGATTTTCGCAGTTTTTGAGCGGTTCCAGCTTGCCCCTGCTTCAGGGGGTGCTGGCAGGATCGCTCATCGGCTCGATGCAAAGAAGGGGCGAACCGCTTTCACGCAATTCGCCCCTGTCTCATTTCAGGTCAGACTGGTTTTCTTCCGGTCACCCGGGAAACTGCCGGACTGGTCTCGAGCTTGTCTGTCTCAGAGTTCAACAACCAGCTTGAGAACGTCGTTCTTGTTCTTTTCCCAGTAAGGCAGTACGTCAGCGGCTTCATCCAGCGGGAAAGTCTTGGTGATCAGCTTGTCCATGTCGTCGCCCATCTTCAGCAGGGCAGCGATAACGGCATCGAAGTCTTCACGCATGGCGTTGCGGGAGCCCATGATGTCCAGTTCCTTGAGATTGAAGAACTTGGTTTCATAGGTAACCGGAGCCTTGGAGTAACCGACATAGACGACGCGACCGCAGAAGCAGGCGATATCAACAGCGGTGGTGAAGGTGATCGGCAGGCCAACAGCCTCGATGACCACATTGGCGCCGTTGTCGTCGGTCAGTTCGTTGATCTTCTTGACCAGGTCTTCGCCGCTGAGGCTGAGGAACTCGGAAGCACCCGCCAGTTTCGCAATGGCTTCCTTGTCGGTGCTGGTATCCACGGCAATGACGCGTGCGCCACGGGAGGCGGCACCCATGATGGCGCCAACGCCGATCATGCCACAGCCAAGAACAACCACGGTTTCACCAGCCTGTGTACGGCCACGGGCTGCTGCATGGAAACCAACGGAAAGCGGCTCGACCAGAACCTGGCGTTTCGGGCTCAGGCTATCGTTCGGCACGACGCAGTCGGCACGGATAACCATTTTCTCGCGCAGGGCACCATCGCGCTGAACACCGAGAGTCTCGTTGTAGCGGCAGGCATTGTAACGGCCGGCGCGGCAGCTGCTGCAATGGCCACAGGCAGAGTATGGCCACAGAATGACAGACTGGCCGATCTTCAGATCAGCGCTGACATTGGCTCCCTTTTCGACAATGAAGCCAGATGCTTCATGGCCGGGGATGCGTGGCAGCTGAACCAGAGGGTTCTTGCCCATATAAGTGTTGAGGTCGCTGCCGCAGAAACCAACGTAAGAGACCTGAACCACGACGTCGTCCGGGCCCATGGTCATTGGTTCGACATCGCGAACTTCACTTTTTTCAGCATCTACAATGCAAAGTGCTTTCATCACTTAACTCCTTAGCGATATTTCTTCGGGAACGGCACCCGCTCCCAATTCTTGGTATTGGTTTCACGCCCGGGCAGGAGACCATCGGAACCACTCACCTCTTGAGGGGGGAATTGCGGTGGAACCAAGCGTCTTGGGAGGAATTGACCCGCGATTGATGGCTCAACGTCAATCGCCAGGCCCGTCTCGACCGCCCGGGCATGTTTGTTAACTCCTGGATGCTTCTCAGCGTATTTTTGAAGATAGCTCCCATGAATATGGAAAAATTCAGCATTTTACCTGATCATTTTCCCAAATATCCATCATTGATGGGATGTTTATGGCATATTCATGGGATGAATGTCAATAACAGCTGGAAAATTCAGGTTGATTTGCGCTATTTTTTTGCCATTGATAGGATCATTGACATACAGCCACCAATTGTTAATGTGTGGTTCCGACATTCTTTGAAAAAGGTGCCTGCAGACATGAGTAGCCCAAAGGTGGATTTGGCGATTTCCCTGGTTCAGAACCTGATTCGATCCGGTGAAATCAAGCCAGGGGACCGACTGCCGAACGAGACAGAATTCTCAGCCCAGCTCGGTGTTTCGCGCAACTCTCTCAGAGAAGCCGTTCGAGCCATGAGCGCGATGAAGATTCTTGAAGCCCGTCAAGGCGATGGAACCTATGTCTCCGGGCTGGACCCGACCCAGATGATCGAAACCCTGCGTTTCGCGGTCGATGTCTCGGGGCCGGAAGCGGTGCTCTGGTTCCTTGAAATCCGTATTCTGATGGAGCTGCACACCACGGCCATTGCCGCCGCCCGGCGCACCAAGGCCGATCTCGACCGCCTCAAGAAATGCCATCAGGCGATGGTCAAGGCCGAAGACACGGATACCCTGCTCAAGAAGGACTCCGAGTTCCATCACATCATCGCGGAAACGACCAAGAACCCGATCATGGCGTCCCTGCTCAATGTGGTCTCCGCCCCTGCCCTGCGCGCCCGTATCTGGCGCAACCGGTTGACCGAGAGTGCCACCAACAACCTGCGTATCGAACACGAAGCCGTGCTCAATTGCATCGAGGCTCAGGATGTCGAGGGCGCAAAATACGCCATGTATGCCCATGTTTCCGGCGTGCAGAGCTGGGTCAGAAACAACCCCGACTTCTTCTCGAAGAATGGCGAAGACGAGACCGATGCGGACCAAGATTCCGCCCGGTGAAGTGAGGCGGCAGGCATCGCCGGCGCTTGATACTTCTTTCCGCTCGCGCTTCGAGACTTGAAAGTCTGTCCAGACGGACATTTCAAACAGCAGGAACAGACATGAAAAAAGCCCCGCGGATCGCTCCACGGGGCTTTTTGATTGGTCCGTTCCGGAGCCTACTGGCTCAGGTGCGGCAGCAGCAGGGAAATCTCCGGAATGAAGATCACCAGACCGAGCGCAATGAACAGGGCGATGTAGAAAGGCACCGCAGCCTTGGTAAAGCGCATCACGTCCACATTGGCGAGCTGCGAGACGACCAGCATCACCGTACCAACCGGCGGCGTCAGCGTGCCAATGGACATGTTGAGGATCATGATGATGCCGAAATGCACCGGATCGATCCCCATGCTCATCAGGGTCGGCTTGAGCAGCGGCACCAGAATGATCATCAGCGCCGTTCCTTCGATCAGCATGCCGAAGAAGATCAGGGCAATGTTGAGCGTGATGAGGAACAGATACTTGTTGGTGGTGAAGTGGGTGATCATCTCGGCGAAAGCCAGACCGGCCTTTTCGTTCGAGAAGATCCAGCCAAGAGCACCACTGGCCATGATGATCAGCAGCACGGATGCCGTGGATTTGCCAGCAGAGTAGACCGAGTTGAGAATGTCACCAAAAGTCATCGTGCGGTGCAACAGGGTACCGATCAGGATGATGGCGAGCACAGCGACAGCACCGGCTTCCGTTGGCGTGAAGATGCCAAGACGGATACCGCCAATGATGACGATGATCAGCAGGAAGGCTGGCCAGGAGCGCAGCAGCGTAACGCCGGCTTCGCGTGGGGTCGGACGCTTCATGCTCTTTGGCAGATAACCGCGCTTGACCGAAACCAGATAGGCGGTGACCATCAGCAGGAAGGCGCAGAGCAGGCCGGGAATGATACCTGCCATGAACATGGAGGCAACGGAAACGTCGGCGATCAGCGCGTAGATGATCAGCGCAATTCCGGGAGGAATGATTGGCGTGATCAGGGAACCTGCCGCGGTCACAGCAGCAGAGAAGCCACGGTCATAGCCATGACGTTCCATTTCCGGAACCATCATGCGGGTCAGCATGGCGCTGTCGGCAAGGTTCGACGCGGAAAGACCGCCCAGAAGGCTCGATACCAGAATGTTGGTCAGGGCAAGACCACCACGAATCCGGCCAACCAGCAGCAACGCAACATCGATGATACGTTCTGCAACCCCGGAGTGGGCCATCAGCGTACCAAGCATGACGAAGAACGGAATGGCCAGCAGGGACGTGTTCAGCGCCGGCGCAATGAAACGCTGGATGGCAATTTCAGGCGGCGTGAAGGAGAAAAAGGTGAAGTAGCAGAGAACGGCCAAAAGGATGCCGAGATAGAGGCGCATGTTGAGGGCGAAGGCCAACAACATGAGAGGGATGATCCACAGCCAGGTCATGCTGCTTCTCCTTCGTTGTTATGTTCTTGTTGGTCCAGTCCACGGATTTTCTTGACCATGTTGATGGCAACGAAGACCGCTGCACCGACCATGCCAACCGGCACGGCAATATCGATCCAGTACCAGGAG
Proteins encoded:
- a CDS encoding SMP-30/gluconolactonase/LRE family protein, which translates into the protein MQLTLPGASIERLNTGNLWAEGPVYFPAGDFLIWSDIPNDCQWQWVPGLGCRVYSHHSNNSNGNTRDRQGRLVSCQHLTRSVVRTEWDGSTTILADGHDGKPLNSPNDVIVASDGAVWFTDPSYGILSDYEGKKSTPEQAGCYVYRIDPDTGAVKAMITSLKMPNGLAFSPDEKTLYVADSSRSHYSDGYHHIFAFDVEPDWSLSNQRVFAEIEHGVPDGIRTDELGNLWSSSARGVETYGPDGSHKGYIAIPETVSNLCFGGRKRNRLFITASTSVYAVYVAVKGSE
- a CDS encoding sugar ABC transporter ATP-binding protein; translation: MSKQILLEGRKLSKTFGRFVALQETDFAIHAGEVHGLCGSNGAGKSTLIKILTGAHRPTGGEVHVNGTLAPAGSPLAMLELGVACIYQHSNLIPALTVLDNVFLGRPPKTKLGFIDATEQRHKAEALLEKYNIDLDLDAQVSTLATVKQKEVEILKALALDAQVILMDEPTAWLSHSEVRKLHDTIARLRALGVGLVYISHVLDEVFQVCDAVTVMRDGAVVWNGSIDEITRPELVDRMVGNDLGEASRSVAAEPRHPKGTGEVLLSARDLGMTNTFEDVSFDLYKGEILCLTGLIGSKRSELLHSIFGSAKFSAGTLEVLGQSVRYSSPSEAIEAGIGFVPEDRLRDGLLLDHSVSDNLIFAALDKVSRWGFWNNRAVRELTERQIRDLNVKPADGSKIVKRLSGGNQQKVLLGKWLEIAPKILFLDEPTVGVDVGAKAEIYTILRKLREQGTAILLVSSDMEEVMTIADRIAVMVSGRMTMTCAADDITQEELVLQISGGNK
- a CDS encoding zinc-binding alcohol dehydrogenase family protein; this encodes MKALCIVDAEKSEVRDVEPMTMGPDDVVVQVSYVGFCGSDLNTYMGKNPLVQLPRIPGHEASGFIVEKGANVSADLKIGQSVILWPYSACGHCSSCRAGRYNACRYNETLGVQRDGALREKMVIRADCVVPNDSLSPKRQVLVEPLSVGFHAAARGRTQAGETVVVLGCGMIGVGAIMGAASRGARVIAVDTSTDKEAIAKLAGASEFLSLSGEDLVKKINELTDDNGANVVIEAVGLPITFTTAVDIACFCGRVVYVGYSKAPVTYETKFFNLKELDIMGSRNAMREDFDAVIAALLKMGDDMDKLITKTFPLDEAADVLPYWEKNKNDVLKLVVEL
- a CDS encoding sugar ABC transporter substrate-binding protein, which codes for MSNKKERAEQEGRRDFLKGVVLGSAALGSGLVTPGLVIGESGKAMAAQDERVKMAFVQIQPHTVSSAWSVGLEEVLSTQQTIDYKQLDGQNKVEVQVSLMDTLINEGAKVIFLQPIDSVALGPSIKKARRRGIAVITLNIDASEEHAAHVEMNHYYGAMDIAKEMGKRMGGKGKVAILNAPPGIIIRDQRTNGFVDGMKKYYPDIQIAADQVADWSRKKAQDVLSNILTAQPDITGVYGVNDSMALGGVDVCKQKGILDKMVIFGNDGETAALESIERGELTGTQFTDVYQQGRFAAAAASVFVSGGVTAKEFKQQGKLLMPYVIATSETVGSIQPAQRW
- a CDS encoding ABC transporter permease; amino-acid sequence: MVRLRQLPNIELLAFFVLLYAFFCFYAPHFNTASNLENLLVGYSFIAVLAIGQSFPIMVRGIDLSIGSIMALGGMVLFDLSVIYEVPGYVVIPAVLLVCLLAGLLNGALVVWLRLQPFVATLSTLAAYRGVVYAISGRQLFPEMATKPITDPWLTGMDSYLDIGGVTGLDQYMEMPWLPLSFFLLVGIFIIIQTMHSKTQFGMNFKIVGGNPEAARLAGINVKLTILSAYGLSGLSAGIAAIILVTRLTTATEALGNGMELTAIASAVIGGISLQGGIGNAFGPIIGAMLLGIILLGLTLLGISQFVQQIISGLILIGAIGYDKLLSDFRMRKARAMQSGS